Proteins from a genomic interval of Musa acuminata AAA Group cultivar baxijiao chromosome BXJ1-9, Cavendish_Baxijiao_AAA, whole genome shotgun sequence:
- the LOC103997747 gene encoding GPI-anchored protein LLG1 isoform X2, whose protein sequence is MDLDPKLSMMALILVAFAGLATASSFISDDVLVPRGSGGRSLLQTPTNCPLSFEFLNYTIITSQCKGPLYPVDLCCGAFKELACPYAAELNDLTNNCATNMFSYINLYGKYPPGLFSSECRDDKIGLVCPASAPQSQEDASSGYMNRQSLMSVIFLACGVVLKCLLS, encoded by the exons ATGGATTTGGATCCAAAGCTTTCCATGATGGCACTTATTTTGGTGGCGTTTGCTGGGTTGGCGACTGCTTCGAGCTTCATATCAG ATGATGTGCTGGTGCCTCGTGGATCCGGAGGGCGGAGCTTGCTGCAGACACCGACGA ATTGCCCTCTGAGCTTTGAGTTCCTGAACTACACAATCATCACAAGCCAGTGCAAGGGTCCCCTCTACCCTGTCGACCTCTGCTGTGGAGCTTTCAAGGAACTCGCATGCCCATACGCCGCAGAATTGAATGATCTGACGAACAACTGTGCAACGAACATGTTCAGCTACATCAACCTCTATGGGAAGTATCCTCCTGGCCTGTTTTCCAGTGAGTGCCGGGACGACAAGATAGGACTTGTGTGTCCTGCTAGTGCACCGCAGTCGCAGGAAGATGCAAGTTCTGGCTACATGAATCGGCAGAGCCTCATGTCCGTCATCTTCCTTGCGTGTGGAGTCGTTCTGAAGTGTCTGCTTTCTTGA